One window of the Zea mays cultivar B73 chromosome 3, Zm-B73-REFERENCE-NAM-5.0, whole genome shotgun sequence genome contains the following:
- the LOC109944912 gene encoding probable membrane-associated kinase regulator 2 has product MDSFSLLKYLHGGVAAGAQRAPAASTTIAASACENGDGDGDDDAASFFDLEFAVPGDESAASDAEEERVEFNFAVAPGAADTVAVAVDAPAAEAEAESEADAEAPPPAPLLRPATRFRVLLLKLRKPKAPPADGAGAGSAQAPPRQPAVASRFLVKFRVEDAPLASLFTRDNSSRTSDAGVDRRAPAAAAAVEAQQQEEEEASASASVTAEERRFAKEVVLRYLSSKIKPLYVKVSRRYGERLRLGGAASEGEETDAEPDPSPAPPSQAPSSSAPAPAPAPQPVVVACGVRAPRAGVPAGLRQVCKRLGKSRSASSAVAAAPSPAAAAALTGPQAQRRDDSLLQVQDGIQSAIAHCKRSFNASKEPRSMTATTGGAGEGA; this is encoded by the exons ATGGACTCCTTCAGCCTCCTCAAGTACCTGCACGGCGGCGTGGCCGCCGGCGCCCAGCGCGCGCCCGCGGCCTCCACGACCATCGCCGCGTCGGCGTGCGAgaacggcgacggcgacggcgacgacgacgccgccTCCTTCTTCGACCTGGAGTTCGCGGTGCCCGGCGACGAGAGCGCCGCGTCCGACGCCGAGGAGGAGCGGGTGGAGTTCAACTTCGCCGTGGCGCCCGGTGCCGCCGACACGGTGGCCGTGGCCGTGGACGCGCCGGCCGCGGAGGCGGAAGCCGAGTCCGAGGCCGACGCCGAAGCCCCGCCGCCGGCGCCGCTGCTCCGCCCGGCCACCAGGTTCCGCGTCCTGCTGCTCAAGCTGAGGAAGCCCAAGGCCCCGCCGGCGGATGGGGCCGGGGCCGGGTCCGCGCAGGCGCCGCCGAGGCAGCCGGCCGTGGCGAGCCGGTTCCTGGTGAAGTTCCGCGTGGAGGACGCGCCGCTTGCGTCGCTCTTCACGCGCGACAACAGCTCGCGCACTTCGGACGCCGGCGTGGACCGGCGggctccggcggcggcggcggcggtggaggcccagcagcaggaggaagaggaggcgtcggcgtcggcgtcggtCACGGCGGAGGAGCGGCGGTTCGCCAAGGAAGTGGTGCTGCGGTACCTGAGCAGCAAGATCAAGCCGCTGTACGTGAAGGTGTCCCGGCGGTACGGCGAGCGGCTGCGGCTCGGCGGCGCGGCGAGCGAGGGCGAGGAGACGGacgcggagcccgacccgtccccGGCGCCGCCGTCCCAGGCTCCTTCGtcgtcggccccggccccggcgccggcgccgcaGCCGGTGGTGGTTGCCTGCGGCgtgcgcgcgccccgcgccggcGTGCCCGCGGGGCTGAGGCAGGTGTGCAAGCGGCTCGGGAAGAGCCGGTCGGCGTCGTCCGCGGTGGCCGCGGCGCCGTCTCCCGCGGCGGCGGCTGCTCTGACGGGCCCGCAGGCGCAGCGGCGGGACGACTCGCTGCTGCAGGTGCAGGACGGCATCCAGAGCGCCATCGCGCACTGCAAGCGCTCCTTCAACGCGTCCAAAG AACCTCGGTCCATGACGGCGACGACGGGCGGCGCCGGGGAAGGCGCGTGA